CGGGGTATTATTTCGCCGAGCTGACGGGGAGCCAGTTTTATGGCTTTGGGATCATCGCGGGTTTTTATGTGCTCCTTTTTGTCGTCCTGCTGGCGGTGCGGAAAAAGTATATTTTTCCTTACCTCATCAACCTCGTCATCAAAACGGTTTTTGATCCACAATCAAATGACGAAGAAGAAGATGAACATCACGAACATTGAGGAACTGGCGGCGGCCCGTAAAGTGGTCCGCAAGAGGGTCAAGGAGGACGAAGCCTTGCTGAAGGAGCGGCTGCAGGAGCTGCCGGGACAACTTTTTTATACCGGGGTCAAATACGTCGTTCCTCCCCTTCTCTCCGGAGGGGTTACCAATACGGTCCTGGGCGCGGGCAAATCGCTCATTGACCTGTTTTTTATCAAAAAAGAGGACGGCGCGAAAAACGGCCTCCCCACCGCGCTGAAAAAAGCTGGAATCCTAACGGCGCTAAAATGGGGCGTCCGTCTGCTGCTGAAATCTATCTGACTGATAATCAGCAATTTAATAAATACAATGGAATTTGCTCACGACCTTTCCATATTAGGTGGTGAACCCTTATCTTTGCGCAAAATTTCAAGACCTTAAATAGTACATAATATATGCCCAATGTCGGTAAAATCAAGCAGATCATCGGTGCGGTCATCGATGTTCGGTTCGATAAGGAAAGCAACCTCCCGGAAATTTTCAACGCCCTTGAACTGAAGCGCGAAAATGCGGACCCGCTGGTCCTGGAAGTGCAGCAGCACCTGGGTGAGGACAGCGTTCGTTGTATCGCCATGGACGGTACGGAAGGCCTGGTTCGCGGGATGGAAGTGATCGACACCGGCAAGGCCATCACCATGCCCGTCGGGGAGTCCATCAAGGGTCGCCTGTTCAACGTCACCGGTAACCCCATCGACGGGATGCCAGCGGTTGACAAGACCGGCGGCCGCCCGATCCACGCCCAACCGCCCGCCTTTGAAAACCTGAGCACGGCCACCGAGGTCCTGTTTACGGGGATCAAGGTGATCGACCTGATCGAACCCTACGCCAAAGGCGGTAAGATCGGTCTCTTCGGTGGCGCCGGTGTGGGCAAGACCGTATTGATCCAGGAGCTGATCAACAATATCGCCAAGGCTTACGCCGGTCTCAGTGTCTTTGCCGGAGTAGGAGAGCGTACCCGCGAAGGGAACGACCTCCTGAGGGAAATGATCGAAGCCGGCATCATGAAATATGGCGAAGGTTTCAAGCACAGCATGGAAGAAGGCGGCTGGGACCTGAGCAAGGTGGACATGCAGGAGCTGAAAGACTCCAAGGCCACCTTCGTGTTCGGGCAGATGAACGAACCCCCCGGAGCCCGCGCCCGCGTGGCCCTTTCAGGTCTGACCATCGCCGAATACTTCCGCGACGGGGACGGCAAGGGACAAGGCCGCGACATCCTGTTCTTCGTGGACAACATCTTCCGGTTCACCCAGGCCGGTTCGGAAGTATCCGCCCTCCTGGGCCGTATGCCTTCCGCCGTGGGTTACCAGCCGACCCTCGCCACCGAAATGGGTCTGATGCAGGAACGGATCACTTCTACCAAGAACGGTTCCATCACCTCCGTACAGGCGGTGTACGTGCCCGCGGATGACCTTACGGACCCCGCCCCGGCCACGACCTTTGCCCACCTGGACGCCACCACGGTACTCGACCGTAAGATCGCCGACCTTGGGATCTACCCGGCCGTGAACCCCCTGGAATCCACCTCCCGGATCCTGTCTCCCGCCATCGTAGGGGACGCCCACTACGACTGCGCCAACCGCGTAAAACTCATCCTCCAACGGTATAAAGAACTCCAGGACATCATCGCCATCTTAGGTCTGGACGAACTCTCCGAAGAAGACAAGCAAACGGTGGCCCGCGCCCGTAAGGTGCAGCGCTTCCTGAGCCAGCCGTTCTTCGTGGCCGAGCAGTTTACCGGTCTCAAAGGGGTACTGGTACCCATCGAGGAAACCATCCGCGGTTTCAACATGATCATGGACGGGGAAGTGGACGAATACCCCGAGGCCGCTTTCAACCTGGTCGGCACCATCGATGACGCCGTGGAGAAGGGTAAAAAATTAATGGCCGCGGCTCAAGGATAAGCTTATGCAATTAGAGATATTAACGCCCGAGAAAAAGATCTTCACGGGAGAAGTATACGGGGTACAGCTGCCTGGTTTGACCGGCCTCTTCGAGGTACTGGACAAACACGCGCCCCTGGTCAGTGCCCTGAAGGAAGGACGGGTGAAGGTGTTGAAAGACAAACAAAATACCCTGGCGATCGTGAACATCCATGGGGGTTTTGTAGAAGTCCTGAACAACCGGGCCACGGTTCTTGCGGAAGGTGCGGACGTGATCGAAGAATAAAGCGCTTTGTGCGAATGTATAGTAAAGGGTTGTCCCGCGAGGGGCGACCCTTTATCATTTGTGCTAGTTCAGCTGCGGGTCGATCGGAAAGTTAGTCATGACTTCATATTCTTTTCCCATCAACCGCAGCGCCTCCTTCCAGATATCTCCGGAAGGTTGATGGAATACGATACTTCGTTTGGCCTCGACCGTTAGCCAGGTCTTGCCTTCGAGCTCGGCGTCCAACTGACCCTCGCTCCAACCGCTGTACCCGATATAGAACCGGATGCTCCCGGGGGTGATGTCCCCATTGCGCAGGAGCGACAGGGTGAGTTCGAAGTCACCGCCCCAGGACAGGCCGTCCACCAGCCTCCGGCTGCCGGGGATGGTGTCCGGGTGACAATGGAGGAAGTGAAGCGTGTCCACCTGGACAGGGCCGCCCGAAAAGATCGGCAGTTTCAGTCCCGCGGCCTCGGGGATGAGGTCTTCCAGGGTATATTCCAGGGGTTTGTTCAGGACGAAACCAAGACTTCCGGTATCCTGGTGCTCCGTCAGCAAAATAACCGTACGGGTGAAGTTCGGATCTTTTAAAAAGGGCTCCGCGATCAGCAATATCCCAGGGGCAGGCTTTTCCATGTAAGGAAGGTACCACTTTAACAGCGAAAATCCACGACTTGTGCGCCAGATCTGTATTTTTGGTATATGAAGCGAACGCTGCCGGTCATCATTGCCCTGATCACCATTTCCTTGTTGGGGATCATCTATGTACAGTTCAAATGGATACAAAATGCGGCCTTGGTGAAGGAAGAGCAACTGAAGGAAAATGTCTACTCGATCCTGGACGAAGTGGGTTCCCAACTGGTGGCCCCGCGGCCGACCCAGAACGCGCTCACCGTACCCCTCATGCCCGGTATGCCCAACAACGATTTTTACAGCCATTTTTCGGTGACCAAGCGCTATACCACCTTTGCGATCAAGGAAAAATTAAAAAAAGCTTTTGCTTCCCGCGGTCTTGGCAACAGCCCGTTTGAATTCTCGGTATTTACCAACGTCGCCGGGAACCTTTTTGCCAACTACCACGACCTGGAAACCGATAACTTCCAGAACCTGCTCAAGGATTCGGTGAACAACCTGACCTTCCGCTATGCCCTCATTCCCCCGGCGGAACGGATGTGGGATGCTTTTTCGGCCGACGAGGTCATGGTGCTGATTTTGCCCAACTACAAATCCTTTGTGCTGCGCTCCATCGGCTGGATGATCGCGGCGGCCATCTTTTTCACCCTGACCATCATCGCCGCGTTTTTCCTGACGGTCAATTCGGCCCTGAGACAGAAAAAGCTGTCGGAGATCAAGGGGGACTTCATCAACAACATGACGCACGAGTTCAAAACGCCCCTGGCCACCATTTCCCTGGCGGTCGATGCCCTCCGGAACGAACGGGTGCTACAGGACCGGCAGAAACTGGAATATTTTTCCGGGATCATCAAGGAGGAAAACCGGCGCATGAACAAACAGGTCGAGACCATCCTCCAGGCCGCCCAACTGGACAAACAGGAAGTCCAGCTCAACCGCAAAACCCTGCATGCCCACGACCTCCTGGCCAGTGCCATCGACAACCTCCGCCTCCAACTGGAACAGAAAGGCGGCGTCCTGGATACGCACTTCCAGGCCACCCGCGACCTGGTCTCCGCCGACGAGGTCCATTTCGTCAACCTCCTCAGCAACATCCTCGACAACGCCGTCAAATACTCCCGGGAAAACCTCCGCCTCCGCGTCTCCACCCGCAACACCGGCAAGATGATCCGCATCGTCATCGAAGACAACGGCATCGGCATGTCCCGCGAAACGATCGGCCGCATCTTCGAGAAATTCTACCGCGCCCACACCGGGAATCTCCACAATGTGAAGGGCTTTGGCCTGGGTATGAGCTATGTGAAGTCCATGGTCGACGCCCACAACGGCAAGATCCGGGTCGACAGTACCCTGGGTAAGGGCAGCACCTTCATCCTCGATTTCCCCCTCGCGTCATAAGTCCCCAGGCCGCGCACCCAGCAGCAAGGCACCGTTCTACCGGCCTTGTGCACACGTAATCCACGGCAAAACCGCCCTTACGCACAGGTTATACAGTGCCGGCGCACATCCGAAGCGACCTTTATCCCCAAATGCGGGCCCAAAGGGCCTTTGGGCATACCCCCATTTGTGGAAAAAAATCTGGAACGGCTTTTGGAGGAAAAAGTGGGAAAATATGTTATTTTGTGTGTAGGATAGGGAAAAATCCTCCAAATCCCCCGTCATGATGGGTTTCTTAGGTGAGTATGAGGCAACAATGGAC
This region of Dinghuibacter silviterrae genomic DNA includes:
- a CDS encoding phage holin family protein codes for the protein MEGEKGRKEQFFAETEELIERYIKDRLLLIRIDAAEKGAKLAAHFVTGMVLGLLFFFILLFVSIMAGYYFAELTGSQFYGFGIIAGFYVLLFVVLLAVRKKYIFPYLINLVIKTVFDPQSNDEEEDEHHEH
- the atpD gene encoding F0F1 ATP synthase subunit beta, with the protein product MPNVGKIKQIIGAVIDVRFDKESNLPEIFNALELKRENADPLVLEVQQHLGEDSVRCIAMDGTEGLVRGMEVIDTGKAITMPVGESIKGRLFNVTGNPIDGMPAVDKTGGRPIHAQPPAFENLSTATEVLFTGIKVIDLIEPYAKGGKIGLFGGAGVGKTVLIQELINNIAKAYAGLSVFAGVGERTREGNDLLREMIEAGIMKYGEGFKHSMEEGGWDLSKVDMQELKDSKATFVFGQMNEPPGARARVALSGLTIAEYFRDGDGKGQGRDILFFVDNIFRFTQAGSEVSALLGRMPSAVGYQPTLATEMGLMQERITSTKNGSITSVQAVYVPADDLTDPAPATTFAHLDATTVLDRKIADLGIYPAVNPLESTSRILSPAIVGDAHYDCANRVKLILQRYKELQDIIAILGLDELSEEDKQTVARARKVQRFLSQPFFVAEQFTGLKGVLVPIEETIRGFNMIMDGEVDEYPEAAFNLVGTIDDAVEKGKKLMAAAQG
- the atpC gene encoding ATP synthase F1 subunit epsilon; translated protein: MQLEILTPEKKIFTGEVYGVQLPGLTGLFEVLDKHAPLVSALKEGRVKVLKDKQNTLAIVNIHGGFVEVLNNRATVLAEGADVIEE
- a CDS encoding YqgE/AlgH family protein — encoded protein: MEKPAPGILLIAEPFLKDPNFTRTVILLTEHQDTGSLGFVLNKPLEYTLEDLIPEAAGLKLPIFSGGPVQVDTLHFLHCHPDTIPGSRRLVDGLSWGGDFELTLSLLRNGDITPGSIRFYIGYSGWSEGQLDAELEGKTWLTVEAKRSIVFHQPSGDIWKEALRLMGKEYEVMTNFPIDPQLN
- a CDS encoding sensor histidine kinase: MKRTLPVIIALITISLLGIIYVQFKWIQNAALVKEEQLKENVYSILDEVGSQLVAPRPTQNALTVPLMPGMPNNDFYSHFSVTKRYTTFAIKEKLKKAFASRGLGNSPFEFSVFTNVAGNLFANYHDLETDNFQNLLKDSVNNLTFRYALIPPAERMWDAFSADEVMVLILPNYKSFVLRSIGWMIAAAIFFTLTIIAAFFLTVNSALRQKKLSEIKGDFINNMTHEFKTPLATISLAVDALRNERVLQDRQKLEYFSGIIKEENRRMNKQVETILQAAQLDKQEVQLNRKTLHAHDLLASAIDNLRLQLEQKGGVLDTHFQATRDLVSADEVHFVNLLSNILDNAVKYSRENLRLRVSTRNTGKMIRIVIEDNGIGMSRETIGRIFEKFYRAHTGNLHNVKGFGLGMSYVKSMVDAHNGKIRVDSTLGKGSTFILDFPLAS